The proteins below are encoded in one region of Candidatus Moraniibacteriota bacterium:
- a CDS encoding sigma-70 family RNA polymerase sigma factor, giving the protein MDENENLTDEVIVEKVRSLDQELYVVIVDRYQGKLLRYAMSLIRDEHASLDIVQESFIKAFVNLQSFDTKKKFSSWIYRIVHNEAMNVIKKYRKEMPILDDIDFPSDENIAEDFEQQEITETVKKCLEKMPILYSEPLALRYIEEKSYEEISDILHIPLGTVATRINRAKIVMKRVCQKN; this is encoded by the coding sequence ATGGATGAAAACGAAAATCTCACCGATGAAGTTATTGTAGAAAAAGTCAGATCTCTCGATCAGGAACTCTACGTTGTGATTGTTGATCGGTATCAGGGAAAGCTTTTACGCTATGCTATGAGTCTGATCCGAGATGAACACGCGTCTCTTGATATTGTCCAAGAATCTTTTATCAAGGCGTTCGTCAACCTTCAGAGTTTTGATACGAAGAAAAAGTTCTCGAGCTGGATATATCGTATCGTCCACAATGAAGCGATGAATGTGATCAAGAAATATCGAAAAGAAATGCCAATTCTCGATGATATTGATTTCCCGAGTGATGAGAATATCGCAGAGGATTTCGAACAGCAGGAAATCACTGAGACAGTCAAAAAATGCCTCGAAAAAATGCCGATACTCTATTCGGAACCACTCGCACTTCGATATATAGAAGAAAAATCATACGAAGAAATCAGTGATATACTCCACATCCCTCTCGGAACCGTCGCTACTCGTATCAATCGAGCTAAAATAGTAATGAAACGCGTATGTCAAAAGAATTAG
- a CDS encoding DUF2892 domain-containing protein: MEMRKNIGTKERVFRLMVAEVLFLGAFFWTATMWSIVLALIASVFLVTALIGFCPLYTVLRIDWSKDNASFTGKSLIGTSLFLLIILFGGGYASHFLTKKLFVEDFNTMNAFYKQTLFETGQEKRVESIKNYDALVSSFAQFQEKYATYRPFALRGDTEFVGDLDTVAILISGLRTEIESGNLKNAHLTLEKIRPITQEMFKRNGFSMLSIALVDFHDLMEQVLDPANAKDAVGVISAYPQANIALQTVEEIANDGEIQAIRANLEAIFKLAQEKNIEALPAKASELKSSFVKVYLVRG; the protein is encoded by the coding sequence ATGGAAATGCGAAAAAATATAGGGACAAAGGAGAGAGTATTTCGTTTAATGGTAGCAGAGGTATTGTTTCTTGGAGCATTCTTCTGGACCGCAACGATGTGGAGTATCGTACTCGCTCTCATAGCGTCTGTCTTTCTTGTGACAGCTCTCATAGGATTTTGTCCGCTCTATACGGTACTTCGTATCGATTGGTCAAAGGACAACGCATCATTTACAGGAAAGTCTCTTATCGGTACTTCACTATTTCTACTTATTATATTATTTGGCGGAGGATATGCAAGTCATTTCTTGACCAAGAAACTCTTTGTTGAGGATTTCAATACAATGAATGCTTTTTACAAACAAACATTGTTCGAAACCGGACAAGAGAAACGAGTAGAATCGATCAAGAATTACGACGCTCTCGTTTCATCTTTCGCACAGTTTCAGGAGAAATATGCCACATACAGACCATTTGCTCTGCGTGGGGATACAGAGTTCGTAGGGGACCTCGATACGGTAGCGATTCTCATCTCTGGTCTCCGTACCGAAATCGAGTCTGGTAATCTAAAAAACGCTCATCTGACATTGGAGAAGATCCGACCGATCACCCAGGAGATGTTTAAGAGAAATGGCTTCTCGATGCTTTCTATCGCGCTGGTAGATTTTCATGATCTGATGGAGCAAGTCCTCGATCCTGCCAATGCAAAAGATGCCGTTGGCGTGATATCTGCGTATCCGCAAGCAAACATCGCACTACAGACAGTAGAAGAAATCGCAAATGACGGAGAAATCCAAGCGATACGAGCGAACCTCGAAGCTATCTTCAAACTGGCTCAAGAAAAAAATATCGAAGCTTTGCCAGCGAAAGCATCAGAACTCAAAAGTAGTTTCGTCAAAGTGTATCTCGTCCGTGGATAA
- a CDS encoding FMN-binding protein: MSQIKKSTIVILCAVVLSAFIYYWYATQILGVKIDTDDSASVPLSGVTVPESRKLTAIKKYMATEDKEDTLQFVVTVDKEGVITDVLVLDAETKKVPEKKKAFNEGLVKIIKGQKMSDLGPVDKIGTSTYTTDAFNSVIDILKAQL, from the coding sequence ATGTCACAAATAAAAAAGAGTACGATAGTGATTTTGTGTGCTGTAGTGTTGAGTGCCTTTATTTACTACTGGTATGCGACGCAAATCCTCGGTGTGAAAATTGATACCGATGACAGCGCTTCTGTTCCTCTTTCGGGTGTCACTGTTCCGGAATCGAGGAAACTCACTGCTATCAAGAAGTACATGGCTACGGAAGACAAAGAAGACACACTGCAGTTTGTTGTCACTGTCGATAAAGAAGGAGTAATTACAGATGTTCTCGTATTGGATGCTGAAACCAAAAAAGTTCCTGAGAAGAAGAAGGCTTTCAACGAAGGATTGGTAAAGATTATCAAGGGACAAAAAATGAGCGATCTTGGTCCTGTAGATAAGATTGGTACTTCGACATATACTACCGATGCTTTCAATAGCGTCATTGATATCTTGAAGGCACAACTTTAA
- the rplQ gene encoding 50S ribosomal protein L17, giving the protein MKHRHSGRVLSRGRNQRRALIKTLLGSLILRERITTTEAKAKEIKNFIDQIVNKAKVGRRDPARRTAIIREFQGLIPEMASKKLLGDFSARFEERVSGYTRVVKLERRKSDSAEIAIIEFV; this is encoded by the coding sequence ATGAAACACAGACATTCAGGACGCGTACTCAGTCGCGGACGAAATCAACGAAGAGCATTGATCAAGACCTTGTTAGGGAGTCTTATTCTTCGTGAACGCATCACTACTACAGAAGCGAAGGCCAAAGAAATCAAAAATTTTATTGACCAAATCGTGAATAAAGCCAAAGTAGGGCGACGTGATCCTGCTCGTCGAACAGCTATCATCCGTGAGTTCCAGGGTCTTATTCCAGAGATGGCATCCAAGAAATTACTCGGTGATTTCAGTGCTCGTTTTGAAGAACGCGTCAGTGGATACACTCGGGTAGTGAAGCTCGAGCGACGCAAGAGTGATAGTGCAGAAATAGCAATTATTGAGTTTGTATAA
- the lexA gene encoding transcriptional repressor LexA, which produces MQILTQKQKIVLQAIKTYFTENGEMPTIREIKTETGKLGLKLKSLRSFFLYLNALEEKGYIERTSEDRGILLKGVNADTFINVPVFGASSAGAATMFADQYIEGYMRVSKRLVKDRNVFAVQISGTSMNKAKVNGKTIQSGDFILVDAQTKEYHNGDRVLVVIDGLATVKTYRSVDGKTIALLPESTDKAHKPIFLTPEDNFVINGKVIDVLKMPKQ; this is translated from the coding sequence ATGCAAATTCTCACACAAAAGCAAAAAATTGTCTTGCAGGCTATCAAAACGTATTTCACAGAGAATGGTGAAATGCCGACCATACGAGAAATCAAGACTGAGACAGGAAAACTCGGTCTCAAGCTGAAAAGTCTTCGAAGTTTTTTTCTTTATCTCAATGCTCTTGAAGAAAAGGGGTATATAGAACGCACATCAGAGGATAGAGGAATACTTCTCAAGGGAGTGAATGCAGATACTTTTATCAATGTGCCAGTTTTTGGAGCATCGAGTGCTGGTGCAGCGACGATGTTTGCTGATCAGTATATCGAGGGCTATATGCGTGTTTCGAAGCGTCTCGTCAAGGATAGAAATGTTTTTGCGGTACAAATATCAGGAACATCGATGAACAAAGCAAAAGTGAATGGGAAAACTATTCAGAGTGGCGATTTCATTCTTGTAGACGCACAGACAAAAGAGTATCATAATGGGGACAGGGTTTTGGTCGTCATCGATGGTCTCGCAACCGTCAAGACCTATCGTTCTGTCGATGGAAAGACAATTGCTCTCCTCCCAGAATCGACAGATAAAGCACATAAGCCTATTTTTCTCACACCTGAGGACAATTTTGTGATCAATGGAAAAGTGATCGATGTTCTCAAAATGCCAAAACAATAA
- a CDS encoding FAD:protein FMN transferase yields the protein MEAFSFSGLGTGWSVMIDGDVVRPEVKNDILNYTETFEKRFSRFLPQSEVNAFRESEAGEYTLSSDFLLLLKTADRLRMLSNSRYDPAVATLLEDAGYGTKKGFTPLKRKEGSGIPHWSLVEKNLSIDGPIAFDLGGIGKGYCIDGVASILRHAGYEYFLVEGGGDMVATTKADGSPFRIAVEYPGKPDTAASIVHLGNQGIAVSDVFRRRFGKWHHLIDVREKKSVDDIIGCTAVASSAFSADCMTSGLFFAPVENYELLVKTFDASYIVFHKDGTASISENWTGEVLG from the coding sequence ATGGAAGCATTTTCTTTCTCTGGATTGGGCACAGGATGGTCTGTAATGATAGATGGAGATGTTGTTCGTCCCGAAGTGAAGAATGATATTTTGAACTATACGGAAACTTTCGAGAAACGTTTCTCTCGATTTCTCCCACAGTCTGAAGTCAATGCTTTTCGAGAATCAGAGGCAGGTGAGTATACGCTTTCCTCTGATTTTTTATTGCTTCTCAAAACAGCGGATCGTCTCCGTATGCTCTCGAATAGCAGATATGATCCTGCTGTAGCAACACTGCTTGAAGATGCTGGTTATGGTACCAAAAAAGGATTTACTCCTCTAAAAAGGAAAGAAGGAAGTGGTATTCCTCATTGGTCGCTTGTGGAGAAGAATCTGAGTATTGATGGACCGATTGCTTTTGATTTGGGAGGTATAGGGAAGGGGTACTGTATTGATGGTGTTGCTTCGATTCTCCGTCATGCCGGATACGAATATTTTCTCGTCGAAGGTGGTGGAGATATGGTAGCAACAACAAAGGCTGACGGTAGTCCTTTCCGAATAGCAGTGGAATATCCAGGGAAACCAGATACCGCAGCAAGTATCGTCCATCTCGGGAATCAAGGGATAGCAGTATCGGATGTCTTTCGCCGTCGTTTCGGGAAATGGCATCATCTGATCGATGTTCGAGAGAAGAAGTCTGTAGACGATATCATTGGCTGTACAGCAGTAGCATCAAGTGCTTTTTCAGCTGATTGTATGACCTCTGGGTTGTTTTTTGCTCCAGTTGAGAATTATGAGCTTCTTGTCAAAACTTTCGATGCTTCGTACATTGTTTTTCATAAAGACGGTACTGCAAGTATTAGTGAGAATTGGACAGGAGAGGTATTAGGATGA
- a CDS encoding type II toxin-antitoxin system PemK/MazF family toxin, producing MKHIIEYIKNFDKWNEKKKQTDKKSVDRDLFIHEREVWWCAIGINVGVEIDGKNNDFERPVLLVKKFNGLMFWGIPLTSKAKENPYIVKVAHSKGVSYANLSQLRLWSSKRILRKVGVISEESFIEVLKRLKDCF from the coding sequence ATGAAACACATTATCGAATATATAAAAAACTTTGATAAGTGGAATGAAAAGAAAAAGCAAACAGACAAAAAATCTGTTGATCGAGATCTCTTTATTCACGAACGTGAAGTGTGGTGGTGTGCAATCGGGATCAATGTTGGTGTAGAGATTGATGGAAAGAATAATGATTTTGAACGACCAGTGTTACTTGTGAAGAAGTTTAACGGACTGATGTTTTGGGGAATTCCACTTACTTCAAAGGCGAAAGAAAATCCTTATATAGTGAAGGTTGCACATTCAAAAGGAGTATCGTATGCGAATCTTTCTCAATTGCGATTATGGAGCTCTAAACGCATCCTCAGAAAAGTTGGAGTAATTTCAGAAGAAAGTTTCATCGAAGTATTGAAGCGACTCAAAGACTGTTTCTAA
- the rpoA gene encoding DNA-directed RNA polymerase subunit alpha — protein MQIITSPQKPKYTAIGVNHGKIEILGCYPGYGTTVGNALRRVLLSSLEGAAAKSVKIKGVSHEFSTIPGVMEDVVQIILNLKQIRFRLHGTETVKISLKTKGEGVVTASQFKTTSDVEVVNGDHIIATITDKKTELDMEIEVENGIGYVPAENREQEDREIGVIAIDSIFTPVKRVNYEIENMRVGKRTDYDKVTIEIITDGSMSPVESFEKSVAILVSQFSSLTGTEGDVPEIKEAVVEEVVQKKAKKVSKKKKEEKEA, from the coding sequence ATGCAAATCATCACTTCCCCTCAAAAGCCGAAGTACACAGCCATCGGAGTCAATCATGGAAAGATTGAAATCCTCGGATGCTATCCTGGATATGGTACTACTGTTGGTAATGCCCTTCGTCGCGTACTCCTTTCTTCTTTGGAAGGTGCTGCTGCAAAATCTGTGAAAATCAAGGGTGTTTCTCATGAATTTTCTACAATTCCAGGTGTGATGGAAGATGTTGTACAGATCATTTTGAATTTGAAACAGATTCGTTTTCGTCTTCATGGCACAGAGACTGTCAAAATCAGTCTCAAAACCAAAGGAGAAGGTGTTGTCACCGCATCACAGTTCAAGACGACTTCTGATGTCGAAGTAGTAAATGGAGATCATATTATTGCTACTATCACTGACAAGAAAACCGAGCTCGATATGGAAATAGAAGTCGAGAACGGTATTGGTTATGTTCCTGCTGAAAATCGTGAACAAGAAGATCGTGAAATCGGCGTTATCGCTATTGATTCTATCTTCACTCCTGTAAAGCGTGTGAATTATGAAATAGAAAACATGCGTGTCGGTAAGCGTACAGATTATGACAAAGTAACGATTGAAATCATTACTGACGGCAGTATGTCTCCAGTGGAATCCTTCGAAAAAAGTGTTGCCATTCTCGTTTCCCAGTTCTCTTCCCTGACAGGAACAGAAGGGGATGTACCGGAAATCAAAGAAGCTGTCGTAGAGGAAGTTGTTCAAAAGAAAGCAAAGAAGGTATCCAAGAAGAAAAAAGAGGAGAAAGAAGCATAA
- the rpsI gene encoding 30S ribosomal protein S9: MKEKKTTEERYVYAVGRRKTAIAQVRLYPSTETESVIVNDKKIREYFGTPALETIALSPLKLTGLETAFRMSVVVRGGGLHGQADAIKLGVARCLIKHDILLRAVLKSAGMLTRDARAVERKKPGLKKARRSPQWAKR, translated from the coding sequence GTGAAGGAGAAGAAGACTACGGAAGAGCGTTATGTATATGCTGTTGGTCGTCGCAAGACAGCTATCGCACAAGTACGTCTCTATCCGAGCACAGAGACAGAATCTGTCATCGTCAATGATAAGAAGATTCGTGAATATTTTGGTACTCCAGCTCTCGAAACGATAGCCCTCTCTCCTCTGAAACTGACTGGTCTCGAAACTGCCTTCAGAATGTCAGTTGTCGTCCGTGGTGGAGGTCTCCATGGTCAGGCTGATGCGATCAAGCTCGGTGTGGCCCGTTGCCTCATCAAACACGATATTTTGCTCCGTGCGGTGCTCAAATCTGCTGGTATGCTCACTCGTGATGCTCGTGCTGTCGAACGTAAGAAACCAGGACTCAAGAAAGCTCGTCGTTCTCCACAGTGGGCAAAACGCTAG
- the rplM gene encoding 50S ribosomal protein L13 — translation MAQNKRTMIDRKYHLFDAKDKVLGRLSTQIARLLMGKHKVGYAPHIDGGDFVIIINSDGLVVTGKKNTDKMYHRFSGYPGGITSINFEDQMKKDSRKILWQAVYNMLPKNALRGKMLRRLHINKGGEHEEKIIHVTHE, via the coding sequence ATGGCACAGAATAAAAGAACAATGATTGATCGTAAATACCACCTGTTTGATGCAAAGGACAAGGTGCTCGGTCGTTTGTCGACGCAAATCGCTCGCCTGCTTATGGGCAAGCACAAAGTAGGGTACGCTCCACATATCGATGGAGGAGATTTTGTTATCATTATCAACTCCGATGGTCTCGTCGTTACGGGGAAGAAAAATACTGACAAGATGTACCATCGTTTCAGTGGATATCCTGGAGGTATCACTTCGATTAATTTCGAAGACCAAATGAAAAAAGATTCTCGAAAAATTCTCTGGCAAGCAGTGTACAATATGCTCCCGAAGAATGCTTTACGAGGAAAAATGCTTCGCAGACTCCATATCAACAAGGGTGGCGAACATGAAGAGAAGATTATTCACGTGACTCACGAATAA
- a CDS encoding SulP family inorganic anion transporter, producing MNRKKMSIRERIEQNWKSGLTVSFVSVPLSISLAVAAGATPLMGVITAIWAGLVASFFGGSRFNIVGPTGALSGLLIVYGMTYGITILPFMAILSGVFILLVFLFHWERYIIFVPSNVVHGFTLGVAFIIGLGQLNFALGLENLVSHEKLIENIHETLLHIDAFQMSALILFSVGLTFLFVWKKFYPTIPGVIVLAPVGIFLGYLSQKSMLFNIHFQTLFTKFGDISGSLWSIPKISFVINEDVIVGALAISLVAILETLLSAKVADGMTKTKHNVRKEVLGVGLANVASGVFGGIPATAALARTALNIKSGANDQMSATINSIFVLLISILFLSVFTFLPLPVIGSVLVFVAIQMVEKKHYIHIYNNDKSALFVSMLVALVTIVMDPMAGLLIGSAVALLIFVDKTSKSEAEITINKDKKIIKRVNAAKIIKIKDHGDVIVYRFAGQLTYVNIQSHINTVEAMNGGAQFAVLSLRNLFFMDMDGVTGLKEIIDIFEAKGKKVYITAVGSLINDSLKKEKWFVILHDNERVFESTQDALITINASIKE from the coding sequence ATGAATAGAAAAAAAATGAGTATACGAGAGAGAATTGAACAAAATTGGAAATCGGGTCTCACTGTTTCTTTTGTTTCCGTACCACTTTCTATCTCACTCGCGGTAGCGGCAGGGGCGACACCACTTATGGGGGTGATTACGGCTATTTGGGCGGGTCTCGTTGCTTCTTTCTTCGGAGGGAGCAGATTCAATATCGTCGGACCAACAGGAGCATTGTCTGGTCTCTTGATTGTATATGGAATGACGTATGGTATCACTATTTTACCGTTTATGGCTATCCTTTCCGGAGTATTTATTCTTCTTGTTTTTCTTTTTCATTGGGAACGGTACATCATTTTCGTTCCTTCTAACGTTGTACATGGATTTACTCTTGGCGTAGCGTTTATTATTGGACTCGGGCAGTTGAATTTTGCTTTGGGACTGGAGAACCTTGTTTCTCATGAAAAACTGATCGAAAATATTCATGAAACATTGCTTCATATCGACGCGTTCCAGATGAGTGCACTTATTTTGTTCTCTGTCGGTCTCACATTCTTGTTTGTGTGGAAGAAGTTTTATCCTACCATACCAGGCGTGATCGTACTTGCTCCAGTAGGTATCTTCCTTGGGTATCTTTCTCAGAAAAGTATGCTTTTTAATATTCATTTTCAGACGTTGTTTACGAAGTTCGGTGATATTTCTGGAAGTCTCTGGTCTATACCAAAGATATCTTTTGTGATCAATGAAGATGTGATCGTCGGGGCCCTTGCTATCAGTCTTGTCGCTATTCTCGAGACACTTCTCTCTGCCAAAGTCGCAGATGGTATGACCAAGACAAAACACAATGTACGAAAAGAAGTGCTTGGTGTCGGTCTCGCTAATGTCGCATCGGGTGTATTCGGAGGTATCCCGGCGACAGCTGCTCTCGCGCGCACCGCTCTCAATATCAAGAGTGGTGCCAATGATCAGATGTCAGCAACTATTAATAGTATTTTCGTTCTGCTTATCTCGATATTGTTTCTCTCGGTTTTTACCTTTCTTCCTCTTCCAGTGATTGGTTCTGTACTCGTATTTGTGGCAATCCAGATGGTCGAGAAGAAACACTATATCCATATTTATAATAACGATAAGTCAGCTCTTTTTGTCTCGATGCTGGTTGCTCTCGTCACTATCGTGATGGATCCGATGGCTGGGCTTTTGATCGGTTCTGCTGTTGCCCTTCTTATCTTTGTTGACAAGACATCGAAATCTGAAGCAGAAATTACCATTAATAAGGATAAAAAAATTATTAAACGAGTAAATGCTGCAAAAATAATCAAAATCAAAGATCATGGTGATGTGATTGTTTATCGATTTGCAGGACAGCTCACCTATGTCAATATTCAATCGCATATCAATACAGTGGAAGCAATGAATGGCGGAGCGCAGTTCGCAGTACTTAGTCTGCGCAATCTGTTTTTTATGGATATGGATGGCGTGACCGGTCTCAAAGAGATAATCGATATTTTTGAAGCAAAGGGGAAGAAGGTTTATATCACAGCAGTAGGAAGCCTTATTAATGATTCTCTCAAAAAGGAAAAATGGTTTGTGATATTGCATGATAATGAACGAGTATTTGAAAGTACGCAAGATGCATTGATCACTATCAATGCTTCAATAAAGGAGTAG
- a CDS encoding PEGA domain-containing protein gives MNRFRPLLFWIFVFMFFSTTSSVLFYTFGYRFNFDRGIFIYTGSISIKAVPEKVDITVDDEFIPEKKLGILNRSIHIGGLMPGEHFIRVSAPGYTSWTKKVTVQSGLSVEFWNVLLTKENIVPERIPSTAYVTKIFQSREKGIFALTKKQGDIFSVDIFDTDTNTSEQVLSLAHTTLPLDISLNIEWSPDNTHILVPTEKDGIVTYLIVNIKTKQVVSLNDLTEGETIHTLHNPRWDPANRDYILYTEELSLYRVNIATTETLPLLIQKGIRAYNFSGQNIYYLNNENGIIYRISSNLIPTEPLQITTLSLDLLDQSPYTLILYDETRIAVQENATGKLWLYNTIRPGETFLKEIAKKDIRGVQFSDDGKKLLFFSENEIAVYFVRNWEVQPIREYNTILQIARFSNPIRNIVWGADYEHVLFSLGNTAKMIELDNRDQRNIADIITFPTLIRQMLSYTEDNFLYFVSDIDGNTETLSRIPITEKTGILGF, from the coding sequence ATGAACCGTTTTCGTCCACTTTTATTCTGGATTTTTGTTTTCATGTTCTTCTCTACTACGAGTAGCGTGCTTTTCTACACCTTTGGTTATCGATTCAATTTTGATCGAGGTATATTCATCTACACTGGTTCCATCTCGATCAAAGCAGTGCCAGAGAAAGTAGATATCACTGTCGATGATGAATTCATTCCGGAGAAAAAACTCGGCATTCTCAATCGTTCTATCCATATCGGAGGCCTCATGCCAGGAGAACACTTCATCCGAGTATCTGCTCCGGGATACACCTCATGGACCAAGAAAGTCACTGTGCAAAGCGGACTTTCAGTAGAATTCTGGAATGTACTTCTCACAAAAGAAAATATCGTTCCCGAAAGAATACCTAGTACCGCATACGTCACAAAAATATTTCAATCACGTGAAAAAGGCATTTTTGCTCTCACCAAAAAACAAGGGGATATTTTTTCAGTAGATATCTTTGATACAGACACCAACACGAGCGAACAAGTCCTCTCGCTCGCTCATACGACCCTCCCTCTCGACATCTCTCTCAATATCGAATGGTCACCGGATAATACGCACATTCTCGTTCCGACAGAGAAAGATGGCATCGTCACCTATCTCATTGTCAATATCAAAACGAAACAAGTTGTGTCTCTCAATGATCTCACAGAGGGAGAAACGATTCATACTCTTCACAATCCTCGTTGGGATCCTGCTAATCGTGATTATATTCTTTACACCGAAGAGTTGTCACTTTATCGCGTAAATATCGCCACGACCGAAACCTTGCCACTTCTTATTCAAAAGGGTATCCGCGCATACAATTTTTCTGGTCAAAATATCTATTATTTGAACAATGAGAACGGTATTATTTATCGTATATCGAGTAATCTCATTCCTACCGAACCACTTCAAATAACCACTCTCTCACTCGATCTTCTTGATCAAAGCCCTTACACCCTCATTCTCTACGATGAAACAAGAATCGCTGTACAAGAGAACGCTACAGGAAAACTTTGGCTCTACAACACGATTCGTCCCGGCGAAACTTTTCTGAAAGAAATTGCTAAAAAAGATATTCGTGGAGTCCAGTTTTCTGACGATGGAAAGAAACTCCTTTTCTTCTCGGAGAATGAAATCGCTGTATATTTCGTACGTAACTGGGAAGTACAGCCAATACGGGAATACAATACTATTTTACAAATAGCACGCTTCTCAAATCCAATACGCAATATTGTCTGGGGAGCAGATTATGAGCACGTTTTGTTCTCGCTTGGTAATACTGCCAAAATGATTGAACTCGATAATCGGGATCAAAGAAACATCGCTGACATTATTACCTTCCCGACTCTCATACGTCAGATGCTTTCATATACTGAGGATAATTTTCTGTATTTTGTTTCAGATATCGATGGAAATACAGAGACACTGAGCCGTATCCCAATCACAGAAAAAACAGGAATACTTGGGTTCTAA
- a CDS encoding HD domain-containing protein encodes MVFHEQPSPKPLSQKEGKSLEGSPNPELAEQQLCSGFDTILENLKKHPDLLQAQIERLKSLPDNNNILGKFIPYFTEAHWETTAVLEAYDKPTFDHSLRVASFVYNLTSGGGETEAYIRNRVDMEESSLEELFTAALFHDIGKTAIPHSLLHDNHSRREWARRANEWAKKNDSEHYFDPLKVEESSEVDLDHYFMQVYTEDALDPINIVPIEEVFNSETLTELSRHGISLQDTFRKVLECHEKATKAILRRQKMYVASDIASHHHDYEKRPIRLERYQTEVSAVRLGFELSLLRSMDLFDALTSDDRSYKNPYHPLLALEILIREAEAEFTEPELTKYVVRDLYAKIQSTEKNETLSPAETRAQEKIQTFIA; translated from the coding sequence ATGGTTTTTCATGAACAACCCTCTCCAAAACCTCTCTCTCAAAAAGAAGGAAAGTCTCTCGAAGGGTCCCCTAATCCAGAACTTGCCGAGCAACAGCTCTGTTCCGGTTTTGATACTATTTTAGAAAATTTGAAAAAGCATCCGGATCTCCTCCAAGCACAGATTGAGAGACTCAAATCTCTTCCTGATAACAACAATATTCTCGGAAAATTTATTCCCTATTTCACAGAGGCACACTGGGAAACCACAGCCGTACTCGAAGCATATGACAAACCGACGTTCGATCATTCTCTTCGAGTCGCTTCTTTCGTCTACAATCTGACGAGTGGTGGCGGTGAGACAGAAGCCTACATTAGAAATCGTGTCGATATGGAAGAGAGCTCTCTCGAAGAACTCTTCACTGCCGCCCTTTTCCATGATATCGGAAAAACAGCCATCCCTCATTCTCTCCTCCATGACAATCATTCGAGACGAGAATGGGCAAGAAGAGCGAATGAGTGGGCCAAAAAGAATGATAGTGAACACTATTTTGATCCCCTGAAAGTAGAAGAATCAAGCGAAGTGGATCTGGATCATTATTTCATGCAAGTCTATACAGAAGACGCTCTTGATCCGATCAATATCGTTCCAATCGAAGAAGTATTCAATTCCGAAACTCTTACCGAACTCAGTCGCCACGGTATTTCTCTTCAAGATACTTTCCGTAAAGTCCTCGAATGTCATGAGAAGGCTACCAAGGCCATCCTACGACGTCAGAAGATGTATGTCGCGTCTGATATCGCTTCACATCATCATGATTACGAGAAGCGACCAATCAGACTCGAACGCTATCAAACAGAAGTCTCTGCTGTCCGTCTCGGATTCGAGCTCTCTCTCCTCCGATCGATGGATCTTTTCGATGCTCTCACCTCAGACGATCGATCCTACAAAAACCCTTACCACCCCCTCCTCGCTCTCGAAATCCTCATTCGAGAAGCAGAAGCGGAGTTCACCGAACCCGAACTCACGAAATACGTCGTGCGTGATCTCTATGCAAAAATCCAATCTACAGAAAAAAACGAAACTCTTTCTCCTGCCGAAACGCGAGCTCAAGAAAAAATACAAACATTCATTGCTTAG